The following are encoded together in the Flavobacteriales bacterium genome:
- a CDS encoding succinate dehydrogenase/fumarate reductase iron-sulfur subunit, which yields MNLTLKIWRQKGPKDAGKIVDYPVKDISPDMSFLEMLDVLNEELVNKGEEPVAFDHDCREGICGMCSLYINGEAHGPQRLVTTCQLHMRSFKDGETIYIEPWRAEAFPVIKDLVVDRSSFDRIIQAGGYISVNTGAAQDANNIPVPKADADKAFAAATCIGCGACVATCKNSSAMLFVSAKVSQLALLPQGQVEAEQRVLSMVKQMDEEGFGNCSNTGACEVECPKGISLENIARMNREFFSAAVMSEE from the coding sequence ATGAATCTGACACTGAAGATCTGGAGGCAAAAAGGACCGAAGGACGCTGGTAAAATCGTTGACTATCCCGTAAAGGATATTTCTCCGGACATGTCTTTTCTTGAAATGTTGGACGTGTTGAACGAGGAGCTCGTGAACAAAGGCGAAGAGCCCGTAGCATTCGACCACGATTGTCGTGAAGGCATTTGCGGTATGTGTTCACTTTATATCAACGGAGAGGCACACGGTCCGCAACGATTGGTAACGACCTGTCAATTGCACATGCGTTCGTTCAAGGATGGTGAAACCATCTACATCGAACCTTGGAGAGCAGAAGCGTTTCCAGTTATCAAAGACCTTGTGGTTGACCGTAGTTCATTCGACCGCATTATCCAGGCTGGTGGTTACATCAGCGTGAACACAGGCGCAGCGCAGGATGCGAACAACATTCCAGTTCCAAAGGCGGATGCAGATAAGGCGTTTGCTGCTGCTACTTGCATCGGCTGTGGTGCGTGTGTTGCTACTTGTAAGAACTCATCAGCAATGCTGTTTGTATCGGCCAAAGTGAGCCAATTAGCCCTTTTGCCACAAGGACAGGTAGAAGCTGAACAGCGCGTGTTGAGCATGGTGAAGCAAATGGACGAAGAAGGCTTCGGAAATTGCAGCAACACAGGTGCTTGCGAAGTAGAATGCCCGAAAGGAATCTCCTTGGAGAATATCGCTCGTATGAACCGCGAATTCTTCTCTGCCGCTGTGATGAGCGAAGAGTGA
- a CDS encoding succinate dehydrogenase cytochrome b subunit: protein MSSSIAKKIAMALSGFFLLFFLLQHLTINFISVISPDGFNSASHFMGTNPIVQIALQPVLAFGVIFHLMMGMRLELQNRSARPIKYAMNKAEANSSWMSRNMIITGIMIMLFLGLHFYDFWIPELNVKYVQGDMSGLNAEGGMRYWEELHHKFHDPIRTGLYVLSFVFLALHLMHGFQSAFQSVGFNHKKYTPVIKKLSNIYAIVVPLGFIIVAVYHFMTQS from the coding sequence ATGTCAAGTTCAATAGCTAAGAAGATTGCGATGGCCCTTTCGGGGTTCTTTTTGCTTTTCTTCCTTCTTCAGCATCTTACCATCAACTTCATTTCGGTGATCAGCCCAGATGGTTTTAATTCTGCTTCTCATTTCATGGGAACAAATCCAATTGTGCAGATCGCCTTGCAGCCGGTTCTCGCCTTCGGAGTGATTTTTCACTTGATGATGGGAATGCGATTGGAATTGCAGAACCGTTCTGCTCGCCCGATCAAATATGCTATGAATAAGGCTGAAGCCAATTCATCTTGGATGAGCCGCAACATGATCATCACAGGAATCATGATCATGCTTTTCCTCGGATTGCATTTCTACGATTTCTGGATTCCCGAATTGAACGTGAAATACGTTCAAGGCGATATGTCAGGATTGAATGCCGAAGGCGGAATGCGTTACTGGGAAGAACTTCATCACAAGTTCCACGACCCGATTAGAACTGGTTTGTACGTACTGTCATTCGTTTTCTTGGCCTTGCACCTGATGCACGGTTTCCAATCGGCTTTCCAGTCGGTCGGTTTCAACCACAAGAAATACACACCAGTCATCAAAAAGCTTTCAAACATTTACGCCATCGTGGTGCCGCTCGGATTCATCATCGTTGCGGTTTATCACTTCATGACGCAATCATAA
- a CDS encoding tetratricopeptide repeat protein: MNRINHYIPLFFVAIGLVLVSGCSTKKKNFLSRGYHNVTAKYNVYWNGKEALKEGVATLEKGHSDNYEEILDVFPVGTSESAKSVYGQMDRGIEKASLAIAKHSMLFKGKEYVSTIDDAYMLIGKAHFYKRDYPQALEMFTYVVKQYKMNDIRFDGYLWLIRTNTELARFKDGEKIITTLEEEKKFPKKKRAELAAVKADYFIKKGDYEKAKDQLRTAINITKKRKEKTRYTYILAQLYEQINNRDSAAYFYTQVLKKNTPYVMEFNARINRALMASAESGTLDAIKRELKKMSKDEKNVDYFDRIFFALGDIAMKEDEKELALGYFKVSVASSTKNMTQKAVSYYTIADIHFDIPEYELASAYYDSSLAILPEIHKQYARVQARQQSLAELVKNIRIIAEQDSLLRLGNMSESELDGFIADMVEDVRLAEEQRKFEEANKPTPQQLAQQNAQNQSGSLPTTGSGWYFYNTTALSFGANSFRQKWGDRKLEDDWRRSDKKSNNVSQLIGNNGDTTEVTTAELLDPEFYKKGIPRTPAQRDSANKKIQTAYYDLGTIYKEQLSENQRSINSFEELLKRYPKGVWNLETYYQLYRLYKGQGDERKAQEYANRILKEFPDSEYAKILLDPKYLEKLEIMRGRLGKMYDMAFVNFSKGEYERVIEAADSALTKFKEDKILSKFALLKVMSIGATEKLMVYRRALEDYIAKYTAAPEKVRAEELLEYVKGLMGETVQDEPVKQEEAKETPPVSDGYVFDYESKHYYALVGSGLPDMADLKGRFSNFNSTQFSLESLTIKNLKFSPTEDLLFVQGFSDTKKAMDYYNTILADSTVFAGVDVQSTNQFIISQDNFTKFYEKKEIPPYVEFFITKYILKKD, from the coding sequence TTGAATCGGATCAACCACTATATACCTCTTTTCTTCGTTGCTATCGGCCTTGTGCTGGTAAGCGGTTGTTCGACCAAGAAGAAGAATTTCCTAAGCAGAGGTTATCATAACGTCACGGCCAAATACAACGTGTATTGGAATGGGAAAGAGGCGTTGAAAGAAGGTGTTGCCACCTTGGAAAAAGGCCATTCAGACAATTATGAAGAGATTTTGGATGTATTTCCCGTTGGAACTTCCGAATCTGCTAAGTCTGTTTATGGTCAAATGGACCGTGGAATAGAAAAGGCCTCGCTTGCCATTGCCAAGCATTCCATGCTTTTTAAAGGCAAAGAGTACGTAAGCACCATTGACGATGCGTACATGCTTATTGGAAAAGCACATTTCTACAAGCGCGATTATCCGCAGGCCTTGGAAATGTTCACATATGTGGTTAAGCAGTACAAGATGAACGACATTCGTTTTGACGGTTATCTCTGGTTGATACGCACAAACACCGAGTTGGCCCGATTTAAGGATGGTGAGAAGATCATCACTACGCTTGAAGAGGAAAAGAAATTCCCGAAAAAGAAGCGGGCCGAATTGGCTGCGGTAAAGGCCGATTACTTCATTAAGAAGGGCGATTACGAAAAGGCTAAAGACCAATTGCGTACAGCCATCAACATTACCAAAAAGCGCAAGGAGAAAACGCGTTATACCTACATTTTGGCGCAGCTGTATGAACAGATCAACAATAGGGATAGCGCTGCATACTTCTACACCCAAGTTCTCAAAAAGAACACTCCTTATGTGATGGAATTCAACGCGCGCATCAATCGTGCGTTGATGGCAAGTGCCGAATCGGGCACGTTGGACGCGATAAAACGCGAGTTGAAGAAAATGTCGAAGGATGAAAAGAACGTAGATTATTTCGACAGGATATTCTTTGCATTGGGAGACATCGCCATGAAAGAAGACGAGAAGGAATTGGCGTTGGGCTATTTCAAAGTGTCGGTTGCTTCATCTACTAAGAACATGACGCAAAAGGCAGTTTCTTACTACACTATTGCAGACATTCATTTCGATATTCCTGAGTACGAACTGGCATCAGCGTATTACGATAGTTCGCTGGCCATTTTACCCGAAATACATAAGCAGTATGCGAGGGTGCAAGCACGGCAGCAGAGTTTGGCCGAACTGGTGAAGAACATCCGCATCATTGCCGAGCAGGACAGTTTGCTGAGATTGGGTAATATGTCTGAAAGTGAGCTTGATGGATTCATAGCAGACATGGTAGAGGATGTAAGGCTTGCGGAGGAACAACGAAAGTTTGAAGAGGCCAATAAGCCAACTCCGCAGCAGTTGGCGCAACAGAATGCGCAGAACCAATCTGGTTCGCTGCCAACCACAGGTTCTGGTTGGTATTTCTACAATACAACAGCACTCAGTTTTGGAGCAAACAGCTTCCGACAAAAATGGGGCGATCGAAAATTAGAGGACGATTGGAGACGTAGCGACAAGAAGAGCAATAATGTGTCTCAACTTATTGGCAACAATGGCGACACGACCGAAGTGACGACTGCAGAACTTCTTGACCCAGAGTTTTACAAAAAGGGAATTCCAAGAACTCCTGCACAACGAGACAGTGCCAATAAAAAGATCCAAACTGCCTACTACGACCTTGGAACCATTTACAAGGAGCAGCTTTCAGAAAACCAACGTTCCATTAACAGTTTTGAAGAGTTGCTGAAACGCTACCCGAAAGGTGTTTGGAATCTGGAGACCTACTATCAATTGTACCGATTGTATAAGGGACAAGGTGACGAACGTAAAGCTCAGGAATATGCCAATCGTATCTTGAAGGAGTTTCCTGATAGCGAATACGCCAAGATTCTGCTTGACCCAAAATATTTGGAGAAACTGGAGATCATGCGAGGCCGCCTAGGCAAGATGTATGACATGGCCTTTGTCAACTTTTCTAAAGGAGAATACGAGCGAGTAATTGAGGCCGCAGACAGCGCTCTCACCAAGTTCAAGGAAGATAAGATCCTATCCAAGTTTGCTTTGCTTAAGGTGATGTCCATTGGGGCAACGGAGAAACTGATGGTCTATCGAAGAGCACTGGAAGATTACATAGCCAAATACACTGCTGCACCAGAAAAAGTACGAGCTGAGGAATTGCTGGAATACGTGAAAGGCCTGATGGGCGAAACGGTGCAAGACGAACCTGTGAAACAGGAAGAAGCGAAAGAGACGCCACCAGTTTCGGATGGCTATGTGTTCGATTATGAATCGAAGCACTATTATGCTTTGGTTGGCTCGGGTCTTCCCGATATGGCCGATCTGAAGGGACGTTTTTCCAACTTTAACAGCACCCAGTTTTCACTCGAATCGCTTACCATTAAGAATTTGAAGTTTTCGCCTACAGAGGACCTCCTGTTTGTTCAAGGTTTCAGCGATACCAAAAAGGCGATGGATTACTACAATACTATTTTGGCTGATAGCACCGTATTTGCTGGAGTGGATGTTCAATCCACCAACCAGTTTATCATCTCTCAGGACAACTTCACCAAGTTCTACGAGAAGAAGGAAATTCCACCTTACGTGGAGTTCTTTATCACGAAGTACATCCTGAAAAAGGATTGA
- a CDS encoding M23 family metallopeptidase, protein METNKDKKDNLRKRLRVKYRLVIMNEETFKERASLLLTPMNVIVLGGSLAIFLVVLVTYIIAFTPLREYIPGYSDTNLRLQVYENTLRTDSLERELAMKDMYLQNINMIIAGETPDQETREPDTTADYEGIEFSNSKQDSLLREMVEQEERYNIQNLQLGVQPSAESNIRNLFFFAPIKGDVTATFDSKDKHYAVDVVAKENEPIKATLDGTVILSTWTYDAGHVIGIQHSSNLTSFYKHCSVLLKKTGESVKAGEVIAVVGNSGELTTGPHLHFELWFNGRPVNPQDYIVF, encoded by the coding sequence ATGGAGACAAACAAAGACAAGAAGGACAATCTGCGTAAGCGGCTGCGGGTAAAATACCGGCTGGTCATTATGAACGAGGAAACCTTTAAGGAACGCGCAAGTCTTTTGCTCACTCCCATGAACGTGATTGTTCTTGGAGGTTCGTTGGCCATCTTCCTTGTGGTACTTGTCACGTACATCATTGCCTTTACTCCGCTTCGCGAATACATTCCCGGATACTCTGACACCAATCTGAGGCTTCAGGTGTATGAGAATACCTTGCGGACCGATTCGCTGGAACGTGAGCTTGCCATGAAAGACATGTACCTGCAAAACATCAACATGATCATTGCTGGCGAAACTCCCGATCAGGAAACACGCGAACCGGATACCACTGCAGACTATGAAGGAATTGAATTCTCTAACTCGAAACAAGATTCGTTGCTGCGTGAGATGGTAGAACAGGAAGAACGGTACAACATTCAGAATCTGCAATTGGGCGTTCAGCCATCGGCCGAGAGTAACATCCGAAATCTGTTCTTCTTTGCCCCGATAAAAGGAGATGTAACTGCCACTTTCGATTCGAAAGACAAGCATTATGCAGTGGATGTGGTAGCCAAAGAGAACGAACCGATAAAAGCTACGCTCGATGGAACGGTGATTCTTTCCACTTGGACCTACGATGCTGGGCACGTAATCGGAATTCAGCATTCCAGCAATCTCACTTCGTTTTACAAGCATTGCTCTGTACTGCTGAAAAAGACCGGAGAATCAGTAAAAGCAGGCGAGGTAATTGCCGTGGTAGGCAACTCAGGTGAATTGACCACAGGTCCTCACCTCCACTTCGAACTTTGGTTCAACGGCCGACCGGTGAATCCGCAGGATTACATTGTGTTCTAG
- a CDS encoding T9SS type A sorting domain-containing protein, translating to MKRLLLLLTLTFTCYVSFAQTDFCVPGATWVYYSEGIQAVNPAIERLVTYVGDTVFSEAPEAKVLKIEEWSRISNLPISFNQKFDYINQRNDSLFRLVDGSWRLMFDFNALQGDTAIVFVDGWAGCNDLDTMVIDSVYLSMFLGMQVKRYDYRMLIQDHWNDFGWTSEIPQQYTNGVSGTYYEKLGFPIGLPAHQPANCEVFVLEYLPIPLVCYTDDELISNGVQPCSLVLSAPSEMKQSNVEMSFVSSLLLLQNARDNTFHVYDILGKELLKGRITLDNQTFDLNHLSNGILMIVLESDKSRITKKVIKTSN from the coding sequence ATGAAACGACTATTGCTTCTTCTCACGCTGACCTTTACATGTTATGTTTCTTTCGCTCAGACCGATTTCTGTGTGCCAGGAGCAACTTGGGTTTATTACTCTGAAGGAATTCAAGCAGTCAACCCAGCGATTGAACGGCTAGTTACATATGTTGGAGATACCGTATTTAGCGAAGCACCAGAAGCAAAGGTTCTGAAGATAGAAGAATGGTCACGAATCTCAAATCTTCCTATCAGCTTCAATCAAAAATTTGACTACATCAACCAAAGGAATGATTCATTGTTTAGGCTGGTTGATGGCTCTTGGCGATTGATGTTTGATTTCAATGCTTTGCAAGGAGATACTGCAATAGTTTTTGTTGATGGATGGGCCGGTTGCAATGACCTTGATACGATGGTCATTGATTCAGTGTACCTATCAATGTTTTTGGGAATGCAGGTCAAGCGGTATGATTATCGAATGCTTATTCAAGACCATTGGAATGACTTTGGTTGGACATCAGAAATTCCTCAGCAATACACCAATGGAGTTTCAGGAACGTACTATGAAAAATTGGGTTTCCCAATTGGACTGCCAGCGCATCAACCAGCAAATTGCGAGGTGTTTGTGTTAGAGTACCTTCCTATTCCGCTGGTTTGCTACACGGATGATGAGCTAATCAGCAATGGAGTTCAGCCTTGTAGTTTGGTATTGTCTGCGCCCTCGGAAATGAAACAATCAAACGTGGAAATGTCATTTGTATCGAGTCTTCTACTTCTACAGAACGCACGGGATAACACCTTTCATGTTTACGACATTCTTGGCAAAGAACTGCTAAAAGGACGAATCACATTAGACAATCAAACATTCGATTTGAACCATCTTTCTAACGGAATTCTAATGATTGTATTAGAATCAGATAAATCTCGAATCACGAAAAAGGTCATCAAAACGAGCAACTAG
- a CDS encoding WG repeat-containing protein gives MWRFTNLVTLLLTIQCALAQTGEYRLAAIPQGANLFGYANLQGEMVIEPQFIQAFGFDPNGVSLGILKDEQKVKNMNDPNRHDKTFTFFDANGKALPERTPSALYMVRMKFNYAREMRGFYDGIFIASSKESMLDRFGMNYEGKVVTGSDYTWMSFFNEGFAIAKHRKSGYVIVRPNENDTEIKGIEVAAAENPTEGLAPVRNKDGKWGFINGNGEVVIPAKFNDVGNFLGGYCWAKNDKDLIGFIDKNGEWVIQPTFVKAKDLDPVSGIAMVVQDRDWCYVNLNGKITCAGKKEKLYEYSEGLAIKRDLNTNKVGCIDANGEWVIEPTLDVIRPFLHGYAVAKQSNLFGLLDKKGDWVIEPKFVQLMEAYPITPK, from the coding sequence ATGTGGAGATTTACGAACCTAGTTACACTATTACTTACTATCCAATGTGCACTTGCACAGACTGGCGAATACCGCTTAGCGGCAATCCCACAGGGAGCAAACCTATTCGGGTATGCCAACTTGCAAGGAGAAATGGTGATAGAACCTCAATTCATCCAAGCATTTGGATTTGACCCTAATGGAGTTTCTCTAGGTATCTTGAAAGATGAGCAAAAGGTGAAAAACATGAACGACCCGAATCGCCACGATAAAACGTTCACGTTTTTCGATGCCAATGGCAAGGCTCTTCCTGAAAGAACACCTTCTGCTCTTTATATGGTTCGTATGAAATTCAACTATGCGCGGGAAATGCGTGGCTTCTATGATGGAATATTCATTGCCAGCAGTAAAGAGAGCATGTTGGATAGATTCGGCATGAACTATGAAGGAAAAGTGGTTACGGGGTCTGACTACACATGGATGTCATTTTTCAATGAAGGATTCGCCATTGCAAAGCATCGTAAATCGGGTTATGTGATCGTAAGGCCGAATGAGAATGACACTGAAATCAAAGGAATTGAAGTCGCAGCGGCAGAAAACCCAACAGAGGGCCTGGCCCCTGTAAGAAACAAGGATGGTAAATGGGGATTTATAAACGGTAATGGAGAAGTAGTAATTCCCGCCAAATTCAATGATGTAGGGAACTTTTTGGGCGGATACTGCTGGGCGAAAAACGACAAGGATCTTATCGGCTTTATTGATAAAAATGGTGAGTGGGTCATTCAACCAACGTTTGTGAAGGCAAAAGACCTTGACCCTGTTTCTGGCATTGCTATGGTGGTGCAGGATCGAGATTGGTGCTATGTGAATCTAAATGGAAAAATTACCTGTGCCGGAAAAAAAGAAAAATTATACGAGTACTCTGAAGGGCTAGCCATAAAACGAGACCTAAACACAAATAAGGTCGGTTGCATTGACGCGAATGGAGAATGGGTCATTGAACCAACACTTGATGTGATAAGACCTTTCTTGCACGGTTATGCTGTTGCCAAACAAAGCAATCTTTTCGGCCTGTTGGATAAAAAAGGTGATTGGGTCATCGAGCCTAAGTTCGTGCAACTTATGGAGGCCTATCCGATCACACCTAAATGA
- a CDS encoding fumarate reductase/succinate dehydrogenase flavoprotein subunit, with product MSLNSKIPKGAVDRKWTDYKDHVRLVNPANKRSIDVLVIGSGLAGASAASSLAEMGYSVKVFCFQDSPRRAHSIAAQGGINAAKNYKNDGDSTYRLFYDTIKGGDYRAREANVHRLAEVSANIIDQCVAQGVPFAREYGGLLDNRSFGGVQVQRTFYAAGQTGQQLLLGAYSSLSKEIAKGTITMYNRHEMLDVVKVDGKARGIIARNLVTGEIERHSGHAVLLCSGGYGNVFFLSTNAMGSNVSAAWKAHKRGAYFGNPCYTQIHPTCIPVSGTHQSKLTLMSESLRNDGRIWVPKKKEDAVAIQQGKKKGVDLAEADRDYYLERRYPAFGNLVPRDVASRAAKERCDAGFGVNATGEAVYLDFAASFERYGHIEANKRNMTNVDKATIIAMGKEVVKEKYGNLFDMYQQISGENPYEMPMKIYPAVHYTMGGLWVDYELMTTVPGLYALGEANFSDHGANRLGASALMQGLADGYFVIPYTIGEYLADDIRTGKIPTNTPEFDAAEKEVKDRISFFINNKGTKTVDSFHRRLGLVMWNKCGMARNAEGLKEAIAEIRAIREEFWKEVRVPGSDSDFNPELDKAGRVADFLELGELMCLDALTREESCGGHFREEHQTEEGEAKRDDENFSFVSAWEFTGDPSTSNLHKEELIYENIKVVQRSYK from the coding sequence ATGTCATTGAATTCCAAAATACCAAAAGGAGCCGTTGACCGTAAGTGGACGGATTATAAGGATCATGTTCGCTTGGTGAATCCTGCCAACAAACGTTCAATCGATGTTCTTGTCATTGGTTCGGGATTGGCTGGGGCATCTGCCGCTTCATCGCTTGCCGAAATGGGTTACAGCGTAAAAGTGTTCTGTTTTCAGGATAGTCCGCGAAGAGCGCACTCCATTGCCGCGCAAGGAGGTATCAACGCAGCTAAGAACTACAAGAACGATGGCGATAGTACGTATCGCTTGTTCTACGACACCATCAAAGGAGGCGATTACCGTGCTCGTGAAGCAAACGTGCATCGCTTGGCAGAAGTAAGCGCCAACATCATTGACCAATGTGTGGCACAAGGCGTTCCATTCGCAAGAGAATACGGAGGTCTGTTGGACAACCGTTCCTTCGGTGGTGTTCAGGTTCAAAGAACATTTTACGCAGCAGGACAGACCGGACAGCAATTGTTGCTTGGCGCATATTCTTCACTTTCGAAAGAGATCGCCAAAGGCACCATCACCATGTACAACAGACACGAGATGTTGGATGTGGTGAAAGTGGACGGAAAGGCCCGAGGCATTATCGCCCGTAACTTGGTTACAGGAGAAATTGAGCGACACAGCGGACATGCCGTGTTGCTTTGCTCTGGAGGTTACGGAAACGTGTTCTTCCTTAGCACAAATGCCATGGGAAGCAACGTGAGTGCTGCTTGGAAAGCACACAAACGTGGCGCTTATTTCGGAAATCCTTGCTACACACAGATCCACCCGACCTGTATTCCTGTTTCAGGAACACACCAAAGTAAATTGACCTTGATGTCGGAGTCGCTGCGGAACGATGGTCGTATCTGGGTTCCAAAGAAAAAGGAAGATGCCGTTGCCATTCAGCAAGGCAAGAAGAAAGGTGTTGATCTGGCAGAAGCCGATCGCGACTATTACTTGGAAAGACGCTATCCTGCATTCGGCAATCTGGTTCCGCGAGATGTGGCCAGCCGAGCCGCCAAAGAGCGTTGCGATGCCGGATTCGGTGTCAATGCCACGGGCGAGGCGGTTTATCTCGACTTCGCTGCATCCTTTGAACGTTATGGTCATATAGAGGCCAACAAGCGCAACATGACCAACGTGGACAAGGCCACCATCATTGCCATGGGCAAGGAAGTGGTGAAGGAGAAGTACGGCAACCTCTTCGACATGTACCAGCAGATTTCGGGCGAGAACCCGTACGAAATGCCTATGAAGATCTATCCTGCGGTGCATTATACCATGGGCGGATTGTGGGTTGATTATGAGTTGATGACCACCGTTCCAGGTCTGTACGCTTTGGGCGAGGCCAACTTCTCCGATCACGGGGCCAACCGATTGGGAGCTTCGGCCCTGATGCAAGGTTTGGCTGATGGTTACTTCGTCATTCCTTACACCATTGGTGAGTATTTGGCAGATGATATCCGAACAGGAAAAATCCCTACCAACACGCCAGAGTTTGATGCGGCTGAGAAGGAAGTGAAAGACAGAATTTCGTTCTTCATCAATAATAAAGGCACAAAAACGGTTGATAGTTTCCACCGTAGATTGGGATTGGTGATGTGGAACAAATGCGGCATGGCCCGTAATGCGGAAGGCTTGAAAGAAGCTATCGCTGAGATCCGCGCCATCCGTGAGGAATTCTGGAAGGAAGTTCGCGTACCTGGTTCAGACAGCGATTTCAACCCTGAGTTGGACAAAGCAGGTCGTGTGGCCGATTTCTTGGAATTGGGCGAATTGATGTGTCTCGATGCTTTGACCCGCGAAGAATCCTGCGGAGGTCACTTCCGCGAGGAGCACCAAACGGAAGAAGGCGAAGCCAAGCGAGATGATGAGAACTTCTCGTTCGTTTCAGCTTGGGAATTTACTGGCGACCCAAGCACATCCAACTTACACAAAGAAGAACTGATCTATGAGAACATCAAAGTTGTTCAGCGTTCATACAAGTAA